In a genomic window of Thermoprotei archaeon:
- a CDS encoding P-loop NTPase: protein MNPLTILAREKLKTKKVTAVMSAKGGVGKSLISALFAVLHSKREKTVLIDLDIHGMSSAKLFGIENKLHNITRDGIAPFYIQGLGIITLNGIVKDRYVILPGSNRGDVMESLISYSDLRNAEHVVFDMPPGLSDEILILNRVTKYNPMIVTTPSKVSIKTVEQLLQFLNDIKVTPKYLVVNMAYINYENTIIRPFGDSTYAKKLSERYNVSLIEIPIDPNIEDFVGRIHEYNGEIIKKLSTLL from the coding sequence TTGAATCCACTAACGATCTTGGCGCGAGAAAAGCTCAAAACTAAGAAGGTTACTGCAGTAATGAGTGCAAAAGGCGGTGTAGGAAAAAGTTTAATTTCTGCACTATTTGCAGTCCTTCATTCAAAGAGGGAGAAAACAGTATTAATAGATTTGGACATACACGGTATGTCCTCAGCAAAATTATTTGGAATAGAGAATAAACTTCATAATATAACGAGGGATGGTATAGCACCATTTTACATACAAGGTCTTGGAATCATAACTCTGAATGGGATAGTCAAAGACAGGTATGTGATACTACCAGGAAGTAATAGGGGAGATGTGATGGAATCATTAATATCATATTCTGACCTCAGAAATGCTGAGCATGTGGTATTTGATATGCCACCAGGATTGAGCGATGAGATTCTAATATTGAATAGAGTGACTAAGTATAATCCAATGATAGTAACAACACCATCAAAAGTATCAATTAAAACTGTAGAACAATTATTGCAATTCTTAAATGACATAAAGGTTACACCAAAATACCTAGTAGTGAACATGGCTTATATAAACTATGAGAACACTATAATTAGACCATTCGGCGATAGCACATACGCAAAAAAACTTTCAGAAAGATATAATGTTAGTCTAATCGAAATACCTATCGATCCAAATATAGAAGATTTTGTCGGCAGAATTCACGAATACAATGGTGAGATTATTAAAAAATTAAGCACATTACTTTGA